Proteins encoded in a region of the Xiphophorus couchianus chromosome 11, X_couchianus-1.0, whole genome shotgun sequence genome:
- the LOC114152556 gene encoding aquaporin-11-like: MADLWVSLGVLAAAVLLCEATRRAAARFLPGVCWIYLLEAASTFQLCCCTQELKLLAESVRLDLSISLTLTYVVTVVHLSTFREATCNPAAALERACRGAASGRAAALLIAVQLGAAVAARSFAASVWSLGLSDMHRRHQKFGFRCIDPLGGTVLEAAAVELACAFAVQATAMHVHKLEEKLRVHVFAAVITALVYTGGSISGAIFNPALAFSVQFPCSGHTYLEYCFIYWLGPTLGMASCILLFEKIVPFLSGKGPAETDGSVAQKEKTQ; encoded by the exons ATGGCTGACCTGTGGGTCTCGCTGGGTGTTCTGGCCGCCGCGGTGCTGCTCTGCGAGGCGACGCGCCGAGCTGCGGCGCGTTTTCTCCCCGGCGTTTGCTGGATTTACCTGCTGGAAGCGGCGTCCACCttccagctctgctgctgcaccCAGGAACTCAAACTGCTCGCGGAATCCGTCCGCTTGGACCTATCGATCAGCTTGACCCTCACTTATGTCGTCACCGTTGTTCACTTATCAACTTTCAGGGAAGCGACGTGTAATCCCGCTGCGGCTCTGGAGAGAGCCTGCCGCGGCGCGGCGAGCGGCAGAGCGGCGGCGCTCCTCATCGCCGTCCAGCTGGGAGCCGCGGTCGCCGCACGGTCCTTTGCAGCCTCCGTTTGGTCGCTGGGGCTGTCGGATATGCACCGCCGGCACCAAAAGTTCGGGTTCCGGTGCATCGACCCGCTCGGCGGGACCGTGCTGGAGGCTGCCGCCGTGGAGCTGGCGTGCGCTTTCGCGGTGCAGGCCACCGCCATGCACGTCCACAAGCTGGAGGAGAAACTCCGAGTTCACGTCTTCGCTGCGGTCATCACCGCTTTGGTTTACACAG gtgGGAGTATTTCTGGAGCCATTTTTAATCCAGCCCTGGCTTTCTCTGTTCAGTTCCCCTGCAGTGGCCACACCTACCTGGAGTACTGCTTTATCTACTGGCTGGGTCCAACGTTGG GCATGGCGAGCTGCATCCTCCTGTTCGAGAAGATCGTCCCGTTTCTTTCTGGAAAGGGCCCCGCTGAGACGGACGGCTCCGTTGCACAGAAAGAGAAGACGcagtag